CGCGGCTGCTGggcgaggccgaggccgaggccgaggagGGAGCCCGCGATGGCCGGTGGTGGAGTCCCGGCCGCCGAGGAGCTAGTGGCTTAGAGCCGCGGGCGGCAGGCGCTTCCCTCCCGCGCCGCGGCCCCCTCCCACTTCCCCGGCCGGACTGCCCGGCCCCTTCCCGTGCGCGGTGGCGGActccccaggcctcctccctccctcattgtCTCCCCTAACACTGGCGTCGCCTCCCCCCTCCAGTCCCCTTGAGAAAGGGGAATGGGACTGTGGGAGATGCGagggggtgggctgggctgggcgcaGGAGCAAGTGTCAAAATGGGAGTGGAACCCTTGGCCACGGGGAGAATGCAGCGGTGCTGGAGTCAAAGGCTGATGAGAACGTAGGGAAGAATGTGGGGCCCAATCGGAGACTAGGACTTGGGTCGGGGTGGACGGGGTTGCCACcgttcccctcctctcccctccagcctggATGCAGCTGCTGTGCGGTCTGAACTGTCCCTGTGGCGCCGTCCAGCCCCATGGGAGGGGGCACGTCTGTGTAGCTCTGCCAGGCCATAGCTCTCCACTCCAGACACCAGCTGAGGGTCAAAGGGCTCCACCTGGGAAGCAAGGTGCGAGGGAGTGGAGGTGTTGAGTGCTTGTAATGGAGGAAAATAAGAGGCTGGGGGCATCGTGCAGGGCAAGAGGTGTGTGGTGTCTTTCGGTGCCCATGGAGAGCCCTTACCCCCAGGACCCCAGTGCGGAATCTCCATAGCCCAGAGGAAAATTTGGTTTAGGGTGGGGTCTCACGGGATCTAGAGGAAGTGCTCCGCCCAGAGATTAGAGCTACCCCAGGAGCCAGGCCTCCCAGATTCCTTCCTGCCGCCAGCTGGGGCCTGACCTTGTGTGCCACACTGCCCACCCCCCAGTCCTCAGCATCCCGCTTCCGCCTCAGCTACAGGCAgggcctctgcctcctgcctccttcagTGTCAGCTCTCCAGTCTCCTACCAGGGTCTCCACCCCTGGACCCTGGCCTAAGCCTTAAGCTTCCAAATATGCTTCCAAATATGGCACTTTGGTTGAAAACCCACTGTGtttagggtgcctgagtggctcagtcagctaaatatctgcctttggctcaggtcatgatcccagacgcctgggctccctgctgagcaggagcctgcttctctctctccctctgctgctccccctgtttgtgctctctctctctttctctctctcaaataaataaataaataaacaaacaaactttacaAAGAAACAATCCACTATGTTTATTGACTGCTGTGTGCACAAAGTCAGCCCCCAAAGAAAGTCTCAGCTAATTGCCCCGAGTCCAAGAAGTAGCTAGATGTTTCTTCCTACCAGCCCTGCCGCTCTCTCCAGGCTTCTTGGTTCTTGTGGTCCTCTTTTCCGACCTACTTGTGCGAGGCCCACTGCCAGCCTCTACCCATGCCCCAAGGTGCCTGTCCTTGCGTGGACAAGGCAGTTCCTTCTTGTATAATCAAATAGTTGTAGTCTCCCACCTGCACCGCACGGCTGTCACATATGGTAATAGGGCTACCTATAAAAGAAATTGTGGTGGTGTTGGGAGAGTTAAGTAATTGGAAATGCAAAATTAGGAGCcacagggtggaggggcagcGGCACCTTGTGTCCACCCTGGGGAAATGCAAGCATGGGGTCTCCAGGCCGGCTGTGACTGAGTCAAAGTGGGCCTTGGGCATTGGTCTTTGTGCTGCCCCTTCAGACCTGGGTTTGTAGAAGCTCAAAGGGAGTGGCAACTAATGTCTGAGACCCTGACACTTGGGTCTTTCCTTCTAGGAGCCCCTCTGGACCAACATAACAACAGCAGGTTAAGGGTCCACAGAGCTGATTCTGGGACAAGTCTGAAGGCCCAAGGCACATCTAGTCTCTGCTATGTCACCTCagcaggatccagtcccagggGGCATCAGTCtcttcatttatgaaatgagAAGTTTGGGGGATTTGGCCACTAGTCCTCCCACTACTCAAGGTATCCTGGATCTACATACAGTCTTGAGGAAGCCAGTAGAAGAATTGagtaggagaaaggaagaagtgggGAGCAGGTACCTGGTATTGGATTAGGCCCTGGTGCCCTGGGAGGCCAGTTGGTGCCACGTCTCCTAGCCCCCTGCGAACGACACAGCTCTCTGAGTCTTCCCTTCCTGGGGCCTGTTCCCCTGCTGCAACCCCCTTAGTCTCAAGTTTCCCTAGCAAGGGACACAGGATTCATGGGAGTCCTAGCGCATCCTCTAGTCCTGCCAGTGTCTCACCTGATTCCCTTCAGGTCCAGGACCTGGGGTCTGAGCCAAGTTGGGGCTGGCCAtctgattttcaaaatgtgaaGTCTCTGGAGTTTGGGGAGATGAGGCTGTTGAATCAGAAGGTAGCCCTGCTAACCGGGCAGGCTGAACCTTATCTCCCTGTGCCCTGGTCGTCTCAGGAAGGTTTGTCCATTTTTTAGGAGCAGAGCTGGGGGACTCCTTCAGACTTAGTTTGCTTAGCATTTCAGAGGCTGTGATATCATGGCTTCCTGTGGTCCCCCTAGGGCCTTCTGTTTCTATCCCTCCTGGGCCTGGCTGGGGGGCAGACAATATCCGGCTGCCTCTATTTTCACACAGGAACTTCTTGACCTGCAAGGACAAGGGGAGATTTCTGGGCATGGAGGTGGGAGAACCAGCCTAAACCTAAGGGATGAGTCTCTtgttctattatatatatatatatatatatatatatatatatatatatatatatatatatatttaagattttatttatttataagagacacgcagagaaagagaggcagagacacaggcagagggagaagcgggctccctacggggagcccaatgcgatcccaggaccccgggatcctgccctgagccaaaggcagatgctcaaccaccgagccactcaagtgccccatcTTGGTCCATAATCTATTACCTGGGAACTGAGTGGTGAGATGGGGACAGTGGGGACAAAGATTAAGGCACACTGAACAGTGGCCAGTGAGGAGTCAGCGAGTGGCCAAGGGAACCATGTTGTGCCATCCTCGCCCAGCTCCTGGAATGGGGGGGTGGCACTAGATACTCACTGTGGAGACCGCAGCATCCATCTCCTTATTTACCAGATTGAGGGCTTCCTCGGTGATCGGTTGGCATTCTGGAGACAAGGCAAGGTGGGTGGCAGGCAGGTGAGCCAAACTTTCCCAGGCAGAAGCCCCCTGCCGACCAATCCAAGCCTACCCTGGCTGCCAGCTAACAGCCAGTTCACCTTGGAAGGAGGGCCTGTCCTTGGGCTCATGGCTCCAGCAGTGCTGCATTAATGCCTTCAGTCTTTCCAAGCCAGGAGtctcagggctgggcaggggcagctTGGTCAACGGGGGCCGGATCTGCCGCTCACACACTGCTTCCCGCACCGGCGATGTCTGGGCCACTACTGGGTTGGGGGTTGGAGATGCAAAGAGAAGACATTCAGGACCACGTGTTCCATCGTGGAAGCGGGAAAGGAGTGTAGTCCAAGGGAGGTGAGGAGAAAGTCCGAGCGGGTAAGCTAGAAGAAGAGGGCTTGGAGGCTTGCAGGAGGAGGGCATCTGGAGTTAAGGATCCCAGTGTCTGCCCAGAGTCTTACTCTCAGCTTCTCTTCCAGCTAGCACTGCCCACATTAGGATCCCGAAGCTGCAAGAAGACACAAAACTGAGGCCTGGCCCACCTGCTGGCAAAGTCTCCTTTCCCATATGCAGTTCCCTCGAAGCCCAGAGATGTGTAGAGATTTGGAATGTGTGTTTGGAGTGAGTACCTTACCTGTAGACATCACTGGCCATGGATGCCTTTCGGTTTACATCAGGCAACAGTTCTGGGGCCAGGTAGGCTGGGGCTGACTTCCCAGATCCAGCTCCTGACCTTGAGCCTCTCTGAAATGTGGACAGGCCAAAATCTGCCAGCTgtaaagggagagaaggagaaggtaGAGGGTGGATAGGGCCAGGAAGCTTCCAGAAGCCCCTCTCCCACCACAAGGTACAGCTCCTGCCATAAAGGGGGTTATGACGGTTAGGGGAATGGTAGGACTGGTGAGGCCTTTGGGTTGGAGGCCTAGGTCCCCTCTTCATGGGGCTGGGTCAAGGTCTGAGTCTCCTGGGCTAGGTCAACCatgggtctttttttgtttttcttaagatttatttattcacgagagacacagagagtgagaggcgaagacataggcagagggaaaagcaggctccc
This Canis lupus familiaris isolate Mischka breed German Shepherd chromosome 8, alternate assembly UU_Cfam_GSD_1.0, whole genome shotgun sequence DNA region includes the following protein-coding sequences:
- the RIPK3 gene encoding receptor-interacting serine/threonine-protein kinase 3 isoform X1, giving the protein MSGGRLWQSGPRAPVVPAEELENPEFVGAGGFGAVFRAWHRTWRTGVAVKILEGEAISREVRAMASLCNQHLLLPLGVTQKLQWEYACGPALLTPFMENGSLVGLLQPHCPRPWPLLSRLLQEVVLGMCYLHSQNPVLLHRDLKPSNVLLDSDLHAKLADFGLSTFQRGSRSGAGSGKSAPAYLAPELLPDVNRKASMASDVYSFGILMWAVLAGREAEIVAQTSPVREAVCERQIRPPLTKLPLPSPETPGLERLKALMQHCWSHEPKDRPSFQECQPITEEALNLVNKEMDAAVSTVKKFLCENRGSRILSAPQPGPGGIETEGPRGTTGSHDITASEMLSKLSLKESPSSAPKKWTNLPETTRAQGDKVQPARLAGLPSDSTASSPQTPETSHFENQMASPNLAQTPGPGPEGNQGARRRGTNWPPRAPGPNPIPGSPITICDSRAVQVGDYNYLIIQEGTALSTQGQAPWGMGRGWQWASHK
- the RIPK3 gene encoding receptor-interacting serine/threonine-protein kinase 3 isoform X6, with product MSGPRAPVVPAEELENPEFVGAGLLQPHCPRPWPLLSRLLQEVVLGMCYLHSQNPVLLHRDLKPSNVLLDSDLHAKLADFGLSTFQRGSRSGAGSGKSAPAYLAPELLPDVNRKASMASDVYSFGILMWAVLAGREAEIVAQTSPVREAVCERQIRPPLTKLPLPSPETPGLERLKALMQHCWSHEPKDRPSFQECQPITEEALNLVNKEMDAAVSTVKKFLCENRGSRILSAPQPGPGGIETEGPRGTTGSHDITASEMLSKLSLKESPSSAPKKWTNLPETTRAQGDKVQPARLAGLPSDSTASSPQTPETSHFENQMASPNLAQTPGPGPEGNQGARRRGTNWPPRAPGPNPIPGSPITICDSRAVQVGDYNYLIIQEGTALSTQGQAPWGMGRGWQWASHK
- the RIPK3 gene encoding receptor-interacting serine/threonine-protein kinase 3 isoform X5 — translated: MSGPRAPVVPAEELENPEFVGAVGLLQPHCPRPWPLLSRLLQEVVLGMCYLHSQNPVLLHRDLKPSNVLLDSDLHAKLADFGLSTFQRGSRSGAGSGKSAPAYLAPELLPDVNRKASMASDVYSFGILMWAVLAGREAEIVAQTSPVREAVCERQIRPPLTKLPLPSPETPGLERLKALMQHCWSHEPKDRPSFQECQPITEEALNLVNKEMDAAVSTVKKFLCENRGSRILSAPQPGPGGIETEGPRGTTGSHDITASEMLSKLSLKESPSSAPKKWTNLPETTRAQGDKVQPARLAGLPSDSTASSPQTPETSHFENQMASPNLAQTPGPGPEGNQGARRRGTNWPPRAPGPNPIPGSPITICDSRAVQVGDYNYLIIQEGTALSTQGQAPWGMGRGWQWASHK
- the RIPK3 gene encoding receptor-interacting serine/threonine-protein kinase 3 isoform X2 translates to MSGPRAPVVPAEELENPEFVGAGGFGAVFRAWHRTWRTGVAVKILEGEAISREVRAMASLCNQHLLLPLGVTQKLQWEYACGPALLTPFMENGSLVGLLQPHCPRPWPLLSRLLQEVVLGMCYLHSQNPVLLHRDLKPSNVLLDSDLHAKLADFGLSTFQRGSRSGAGSGKSAPAYLAPELLPDVNRKASMASDVYSFGILMWAVLAGREAEIVAQTSPVREAVCERQIRPPLTKLPLPSPETPGLERLKALMQHCWSHEPKDRPSFQECQPITEEALNLVNKEMDAAVSTVKKFLCENRGSRILSAPQPGPGGIETEGPRGTTGSHDITASEMLSKLSLKESPSSAPKKWTNLPETTRAQGDKVQPARLAGLPSDSTASSPQTPETSHFENQMASPNLAQTPGPGPEGNQGARRRGTNWPPRAPGPNPIPGSPITICDSRAVQVGDYNYLIIQEGTALSTQGQAPWGMGRGWQWASHK
- the RIPK3 gene encoding receptor-interacting serine/threonine-protein kinase 3 isoform X3; amino-acid sequence: MAERSPSPRGACRGTGESRVRRRREAISREVRAMASLCNQHLLLPLGVTQKLQWEYACGPALLTPFMENGSLVGLLQPHCPRPWPLLSRLLQEVVLGMCYLHSQNPVLLHRDLKPSNVLLDSDLHAKLADFGLSTFQRGSRSGAGSGKSAPAYLAPELLPDVNRKASMASDVYSFGILMWAVLAGREAEIVAQTSPVREAVCERQIRPPLTKLPLPSPETPGLERLKALMQHCWSHEPKDRPSFQECQPITEEALNLVNKEMDAAVSTVKKFLCENRGSRILSAPQPGPGGIETEGPRGTTGSHDITASEMLSKLSLKESPSSAPKKWTNLPETTRAQGDKVQPARLAGLPSDSTASSPQTPETSHFENQMASPNLAQTPGPGPEGNQGARRRGTNWPPRAPGPNPIPGSPITICDSRAVQVGDYNYLIIQEGTALSTQGQAPWGMGRGWQWASHK
- the RIPK3 gene encoding receptor-interacting serine/threonine-protein kinase 3 isoform X4 is translated as MSGGRLWQSGPRAPVVPAEELENPEFVGAGGFGAVFRAWHRTWRTGVAVKILEGEAISREVRAMASLCNQHLLLPLGVTQKLQWEYACGPALLTPFMENGSLVGLLQPHCPRPWPLLSRLLQEVVLGMCYLHSQNPVLLHRDLKPSNVLLDSDLHAKLADFGLSTFQRGSRSGAGSGKSAPAYLAPELLPDVNRKASMASDVYSFGILMWAVLAGREAEIVAQTSPVREAVCERQIRPPLTKLPLPSPETPGLERLKALMQHCWSHEPKDRPSFQECQPITEEALNLVNKEMDAAVSTVKKFLCENRGSRILSAPQPGPGGIETEGPRGTTGSHDITASEMLSKLSLKESPSSAPKKWTNLPETTRAQGDKVQPARLAGLPSDSTASSPQTPETSHFENQMASPNLAQTPGPGPEGNQVALLPYVTAVRCRWETTTI